The following are encoded together in the Candidatus Eisenbacteria bacterium genome:
- a CDS encoding FliA/WhiG family RNA polymerase sigma factor: MDSIETVWRKYQVRRNKRLRDRLILEYMPLVKYVAGRLAVGLPPSVQIEDLIGSGTLGLMSAVERYDPGRDNKFSTFAISRIRGAMLDELRSMDWVPRSVRRKARQLEETYNRLESRYGRAASDQEVAKAMDIGMQEYFQLLEDVRGATLLSLNEHSVSGDDNSPTQVHDTVPDKDVIDPIAILEVQKMRKVLDGSLDNLPERERLVLILYYYEEMTLKEIGSILGVSESRVSQIHTKSITRLRSRLRADSELLASAQEETRALNLSEETREEEKRDYARAMLGIA, encoded by the coding sequence ATGGATTCGATCGAAACCGTGTGGCGGAAGTACCAGGTTCGCAGAAACAAGCGGTTGCGCGACAGATTGATTCTGGAGTACATGCCTCTGGTCAAGTACGTGGCCGGCCGTCTTGCGGTGGGGCTTCCGCCGTCCGTCCAGATCGAAGACCTGATCGGTTCGGGAACGCTGGGACTGATGAGCGCCGTGGAGCGCTACGACCCGGGCCGTGACAACAAGTTCTCCACCTTCGCCATCTCGCGCATCCGCGGCGCCATGCTCGACGAACTCCGCTCCATGGATTGGGTGCCGCGTTCGGTCCGGCGCAAGGCGCGCCAGCTCGAGGAGACCTACAACCGTCTCGAGAGCCGCTACGGGCGGGCCGCCTCGGATCAGGAAGTGGCGAAGGCGATGGATATCGGCATGCAAGAGTACTTCCAGCTTTTGGAGGACGTCCGGGGCGCCACGCTCCTCTCTCTGAACGAGCACTCCGTCTCCGGAGACGACAACTCGCCGACCCAGGTCCACGACACCGTTCCGGATAAGGACGTGATCGATCCGATCGCCATTCTGGAGGTGCAGAAGATGCGCAAGGTGCTGGACGGCTCCCTCGACAATCTGCCGGAGCGCGAGCGCCTGGTCCTGATTCTGTACTACTACGAAGAAATGACCCTGAAGGAGATCGGCTCCATTCTGGGCGTCTCCGAATCCCGCGTTTCCCAGATCCACACCAAATCCATCACGCGCCTCCGTTCCCGTTTGCGCGCCGACTCGGAGTTGCTCGCCTCCGCTCAGGAAGAGACGCGGGCGCTCAACCTATCCGAGGAAACCCGGGAAGAGGAAAAGAGGGATTACGCTCGAGCCATGCTGGGGATCGCATGA
- a CDS encoding sigma-54-dependent Fis family transcriptional regulator gives MAKDLSRIVIVSGDKGLRWSMGSALLGEGYAVEEAEDGAGAVEKVGVAHPQLVLVDFDPPGGEARECVRRIREANAEVLILQLASKESRDDASEAEKLGGCHTLEKPIDNVRLAGIVRDLLADTQIREEAKRLDPIIIGNRQTDRLILGRSRKMRDVYRIVERVSRSPRATVLIEGESGTGKEMIAKAIHHSTPECTGPFMEINCGSLPANLLESELFGHEQGAFTDAKHQKKGLIEMASRGTLFLDEIGEMPIELQAALLRVIETKRFKRVGGTVDIEVDLRITAATNQDLKTAIAEGRFRKDLFYRLNVVPIHIPPLRARVEDLPILASYFIDLFNRELSKNIRGLSPNARTRLQQYSWPGNIRELRNVIERAILLESEDLILLEHLPLEISAGMADMLDADDKDEEFVPITLSEAERRQILLTIEWARGNKTKAARTLGISRQTLREKLRQYEARKASS, from the coding sequence GTGGCGAAGGATCTCTCCCGTATCGTGATCGTCAGTGGGGACAAGGGACTGCGTTGGTCCATGGGGTCCGCTCTCCTCGGCGAGGGGTACGCCGTCGAGGAGGCTGAAGACGGGGCGGGAGCGGTGGAGAAGGTCGGCGTCGCCCATCCCCAACTGGTGCTCGTGGATTTCGATCCTCCGGGCGGTGAAGCCCGTGAATGCGTCCGCCGCATCCGGGAGGCGAACGCGGAGGTTCTCATTCTCCAGCTCGCCTCCAAGGAATCCCGGGATGACGCGTCGGAAGCGGAGAAACTGGGCGGTTGCCACACTCTCGAGAAGCCGATCGACAACGTGCGGCTCGCCGGCATCGTGAGGGACCTGCTCGCCGACACGCAGATTCGCGAGGAAGCGAAACGGCTCGACCCGATCATCATCGGAAACCGGCAGACGGACCGGCTCATTCTCGGGCGGAGCCGGAAGATGCGCGACGTATACCGCATCGTGGAACGGGTCTCCCGCAGCCCGAGGGCGACGGTGCTGATCGAAGGGGAGAGCGGTACGGGGAAAGAGATGATCGCCAAGGCGATCCATCACAGCACCCCCGAGTGCACCGGCCCCTTCATGGAAATCAATTGCGGCTCCCTACCGGCGAATCTTCTGGAAAGCGAACTCTTCGGCCACGAACAGGGCGCGTTCACCGACGCGAAGCACCAGAAGAAGGGACTCATCGAAATGGCGTCGAGGGGGACCCTTTTCCTCGACGAGATCGGCGAGATGCCGATCGAGCTGCAGGCGGCGCTTCTCCGCGTGATCGAAACCAAGCGGTTCAAGCGGGTGGGGGGGACGGTCGATATCGAGGTGGACCTTCGGATCACCGCCGCCACCAACCAAGACCTGAAGACCGCCATAGCGGAGGGGCGTTTCCGCAAGGATCTCTTCTATCGGCTGAACGTGGTGCCGATTCACATCCCCCCCTTGCGGGCGCGGGTGGAGGATCTGCCGATTCTGGCGAGCTACTTCATCGACCTGTTCAATCGGGAACTTTCCAAGAACATCCGAGGGCTCTCCCCGAACGCGAGGACAAGGCTCCAGCAGTATTCCTGGCCCGGGAACATCCGCGAGCTTCGGAACGTGATCGAGCGGGCGATCCTCCTGGAGAGCGAGGACCTGATTCTACTCGAGCATCTTCCGCTGGAGATCTCGGCCGGCATGGCCGATATGTTGGATGCGGACGACAAAGACGAGGAGTTCGTGCCGATCACCTTGTCGGAGGCGGAAAGGCGCCAGATCCTCCTCACGATCGAGTGGGCGAGGGGGAACAAGACCAAAGCGGCCAGGACCCTCGGGATCTCCCGGCAGACGCTCCGGGAGAAACTAAGGCAGTACGAGGCCCGCAAGGCCTCCTCCTAG
- a CDS encoding tetratricopeptide repeat protein, with the protein MTPGPGERTSDAARVERGFREALDRFPRSPKLLARLGKCFAVQGRVEEALECVLLSLEMDPGQPGLLLRAGDLFASVERFEEALRFYEHYQELRPRSPRGYARMGDCLFRQGYFWSAADAFSFALSRSPDSGWIRDRLEGVMRLCAAAEA; encoded by the coding sequence ATGACGCCGGGGCCGGGAGAACGCACATCGGACGCGGCGCGGGTGGAACGAGGATTTCGGGAAGCGCTCGACCGTTTCCCGCGATCGCCCAAGCTGCTCGCCCGGCTGGGGAAGTGTTTCGCCGTCCAAGGAAGGGTGGAGGAGGCGCTGGAGTGCGTGCTCCTCAGCCTGGAGATGGATCCGGGGCAGCCCGGACTCCTTTTGCGCGCGGGTGATCTGTTCGCCTCCGTGGAGCGCTTCGAGGAGGCGCTCCGATTCTACGAACACTATCAGGAACTTCGGCCCCGGAGTCCGCGCGGATACGCCCGAATGGGGGACTGCCTGTTCCGCCAGGGATATTTCTGGTCCGCCGCGGACGCTTTCTCCTTCGCCCTGTCGCGGAGTCCCGACAGCGGGTGGATCCGCGACCGGTTGGAGGGGGTCATGCGTCTCTGCGCGGCCGCCGAAGCCTGA
- a CDS encoding carbon storage regulator: MKRSVREKEIGRRAGESVLIGDAVEIRVEKIEKDRVRLRVWAPEAAGIAPRELVEEIAAENRSAALSRIPGMDDLCAVQGEEEA, from the coding sequence ATGAAACGTAGCGTGCGGGAAAAAGAAATCGGACGGCGCGCCGGCGAGAGCGTTCTCATCGGCGACGCCGTGGAGATCCGTGTCGAAAAGATCGAGAAAGACCGCGTGAGATTGCGCGTGTGGGCGCCCGAAGCCGCCGGGATCGCGCCGAGGGAGTTGGTCGAGGAAATCGCCGCCGAGAACCGGAGCGCCGCCCTCTCCCGCATTCCCGGAATGGACGACCTGTGCGCCGTGCAGGGGGAGGAAGAGGCATGA
- a CDS encoding flagellar assembly protein FliW, with protein MQPSKSASEGLSLWIPHGMIGFPGLTRYRLVRPSEGNPFSLLVSEEKPQIRFSLMDPLLIRPDYQPRISAGALEELELREAGETYVVVNTPDDARGMTANMRAPFLVNEQSGIGAQILLEDEDLPVRALLVEEWEREQVELLTV; from the coding sequence ATGCAACCGAGTAAGAGCGCTTCGGAGGGGTTGTCCCTATGGATCCCCCACGGCATGATCGGATTTCCCGGTCTCACCCGCTATCGACTTGTCCGTCCGAGCGAAGGGAATCCTTTCTCTCTTCTGGTCAGTGAGGAGAAACCGCAGATCCGCTTCTCCCTGATGGACCCTCTTCTGATCCGGCCCGATTACCAGCCGCGAATCTCCGCGGGCGCTTTAGAGGAACTGGAACTCCGGGAGGCGGGGGAGACCTACGTGGTGGTCAATACGCCCGACGATGCTCGGGGCATGACCGCGAACATGCGAGCCCCTTTCCTGGTGAACGAACAGTCCGGTATCGGAGCGCAGATCCTTTTGGAAGACGAGGACCTTCCCGTGCGCGCCCTCCTCGTGGAGGAGTGGGAGCGGGAGCAGGTGGAGTTATTGACGGTATGA
- a CDS encoding RNA polymerase sigma factor RpoD/SigA: protein MREHGKKGEPGENDRTLKVYLERIARVPLLAPDEELRLARRLREGDENAFQQLVQANLRFVVSVAKKYRNQGLAFSDLIDEGNIGLITAARRFDPERGNRFISYAVWWIRQAILKALADQARLIRLPLGKSGSVQKILRETDRLRQAFGREPSLVEVADAVALSEEEIRETMDAASFARSLEAPEFGEEGESALQEFLEDRVTPAPDRNLIEDRLRRDVRSALGDLLPREADVIRSYFGFDGTDGETLEEIGHRMNLSRERVRQIKEQAMSRIRRSNRGEALRSYLAA from the coding sequence TTGCGCGAGCATGGGAAAAAAGGCGAGCCGGGTGAGAACGATCGCACTTTAAAAGTGTATCTGGAAAGGATCGCCCGCGTTCCTCTGCTGGCCCCGGATGAGGAGCTTCGTTTGGCCCGCCGTTTGAGGGAGGGGGACGAAAACGCCTTCCAGCAACTCGTGCAGGCGAACCTGCGCTTCGTCGTCAGCGTCGCCAAGAAGTACAGGAACCAGGGGCTGGCCTTCTCCGATCTGATCGACGAGGGGAACATCGGCCTGATCACGGCCGCCCGGCGATTCGATCCGGAGCGGGGAAACCGCTTTATCTCCTATGCGGTCTGGTGGATTCGACAGGCGATCCTCAAGGCGCTCGCCGACCAGGCCCGTCTGATCCGTCTTCCCCTGGGGAAGAGCGGATCGGTGCAGAAGATCCTGCGGGAAACCGACCGCCTGCGCCAGGCTTTCGGACGCGAACCGAGCCTCGTCGAGGTCGCCGATGCCGTAGCCCTTTCGGAGGAGGAGATCCGAGAGACGATGGACGCCGCCTCCTTCGCCCGTTCCTTGGAGGCGCCGGAGTTCGGCGAAGAGGGGGAGAGCGCCCTTCAGGAGTTCCTGGAGGACCGGGTCACCCCCGCTCCGGATCGGAATCTCATCGAGGACCGGTTGCGAAGAGACGTGCGGTCGGCGCTCGGGGATCTGCTCCCCCGCGAGGCGGACGTGATCCGCTCCTATTTCGGTTTCGACGGGACCGATGGGGAAACCTTGGAGGAGATCGGACACCGGATGAATCTATCCCGCGAGCGCGTGCGCCAGATCAAGGAACAGGCGATGAGCCGGATCCGTCGCTCCAACCGCGGAGAGGCGCTTCGTAGTTATCTCGCCGCCTAA
- a CDS encoding PilZ domain-containing protein — protein sequence MSRPEDRRKHIRHDARFALKIGSEAVSHDQGIATEGLNISMGGIYCLVPRYIPLMTKLQATLVLPMPAPQKSGVREEKLFETEMIVVWSDPEAEIPGRESYRIGCAFLPLPPEKKGLLKEYLDSLE from the coding sequence ATGTCAAGACCAGAGGATCGACGCAAGCACATACGCCATGACGCCCGCTTCGCGCTTAAGATCGGTTCCGAGGCGGTTTCACACGATCAGGGAATCGCCACGGAGGGCTTGAACATCAGCATGGGCGGCATCTATTGCCTCGTTCCACGGTACATCCCTCTCATGACCAAGCTCCAGGCGACTCTGGTTCTTCCGATGCCCGCTCCTCAGAAGAGCGGGGTTCGTGAGGAGAAGCTCTTCGAGACCGAGATGATCGTCGTTTGGAGCGACCCGGAGGCGGAGATCCCCGGCCGGGAGAGCTATAGAATCGGGTGCGCTTTCCTGCCGCTCCCCCCGGAGAAGAAGGGCCTGCTCAAGGAATACCTCGACTCCCTCGAATAG
- a CDS encoding DUF1931 domain-containing protein: protein MAKPTELIISKSRTKAMAKKCNVSGEFYGALDKKVRDMIQDAEKRAIANKRKTLKPQDL from the coding sequence ATGGCGAAGCCGACCGAACTGATCATCTCGAAGTCGAGAACCAAGGCGATGGCGAAGAAGTGCAACGTCTCGGGTGAGTTTTACGGCGCCTTGGACAAGAAGGTCCGGGACATGATTCAGGACGCGGAGAAGCGGGCGATCGCCAACAAGCGCAAAACGCTGAAGCCGCAGGATCTGTAG
- a CDS encoding CPBP family intramembrane metalloprotease, with product MRLDVTFTVFRKEMTDLLRDRRSVFAMFVFPILLNPILIFGMGKLQAYGEKRMERRPVWVAATDGLTELRERIFSDSLIHPVDATDLREVVRSGGADAALLLPPALAEPGTPAPEATILFDESRDVSRDAVRRLRDAAEEWRLEKRDARLDSLGVPLPSTLLPIRKTNIATEERMTGGKLAKLIPALIVFLLMNGASFAAVDLFAGERERKTIETLLTSRADRGSVVAGKFGTVVTAAITAATLFLLSSIVMTRLGWIGDQTGSGGLVIEPFSATIVLIVSLPLAFLISAFLVLVSSHARSYREAQTLFLPTMFIGILPAVLSGVPGIRFDSVLAVVPILNVALAVRDALLGEYPVWPLAVTILTTSLCAAWLLRRARNYLTGEAVILGVGGERRGGVSDGGTASVRSALVFYASIMLALYYFGSLIQAWKLIPGLLITLWGLLLVPTLLFARAQRLSRREDLGFRRPRVGHVLAGLLLASPSMLAAQFLFRLQSRVLPVPEQLLSELQKVMEGSEFSLAVMLFAIAVSPGICEEILFRGLLLGRFRRAMSPVRAVLLSGFLFGLFHLSIYRILPTALLGVVAGALAVWTGSIFPSMALHFLYNGFVVLSSRYRFLERIEGFSTTWILVSIGCALLAALLLRRGKRGNG from the coding sequence TTGAGGCTCGACGTCACCTTCACCGTTTTCCGCAAGGAAATGACGGACCTGTTGCGGGATCGCCGGTCCGTCTTCGCCATGTTCGTCTTCCCGATTCTCCTGAACCCGATTCTCATCTTCGGCATGGGGAAGCTGCAGGCCTACGGGGAGAAGAGGATGGAGCGGCGGCCCGTGTGGGTGGCGGCGACGGATGGCCTCACGGAGCTCCGCGAAAGAATCTTCTCCGACTCGCTGATTCATCCCGTCGACGCGACGGACCTCCGGGAGGTGGTGCGATCCGGCGGGGCGGACGCGGCGCTTCTCCTCCCGCCGGCCCTCGCCGAACCGGGCACGCCGGCACCGGAGGCGACGATCCTGTTCGACGAGTCTCGGGACGTCTCCCGTGACGCGGTGCGCCGTCTCCGGGACGCGGCGGAAGAGTGGCGCCTGGAGAAACGGGACGCGAGGCTCGATTCGCTCGGCGTTCCGCTCCCGAGCACGCTTCTTCCGATCCGGAAGACCAACATCGCCACCGAGGAGAGGATGACCGGCGGCAAACTCGCCAAACTGATCCCCGCGCTCATCGTCTTTCTTCTGATGAACGGCGCTTCCTTCGCGGCGGTGGACCTCTTCGCCGGAGAGCGGGAGCGAAAGACCATCGAGACGCTCCTCACGTCGCGCGCCGATCGAGGATCGGTGGTGGCGGGTAAATTCGGCACCGTCGTAACCGCCGCGATCACGGCGGCCACGCTCTTCCTTCTTTCCAGCATCGTGATGACCCGGCTCGGCTGGATCGGCGATCAAACGGGTTCCGGCGGCCTCGTCATCGAGCCTTTCTCGGCGACGATCGTCCTGATCGTCTCGCTCCCCCTCGCCTTCCTGATCTCCGCTTTTCTCGTTCTCGTGTCGAGCCACGCCCGCAGCTACCGCGAGGCGCAAACCCTCTTTCTCCCCACCATGTTCATCGGTATTCTGCCCGCCGTTCTCTCCGGAGTGCCGGGGATCCGTTTCGATTCGGTGTTGGCGGTGGTGCCGATCCTCAATGTGGCGCTCGCGGTGCGGGACGCCCTCCTCGGCGAGTACCCGGTCTGGCCCCTCGCGGTGACCATCCTCACGACCTCGCTCTGCGCGGCGTGGCTCCTCCGCCGGGCCCGTAACTATTTGACGGGTGAAGCGGTGATCCTCGGCGTGGGCGGGGAGAGGCGGGGAGGCGTTTCGGACGGCGGGACCGCGTCGGTCCGATCGGCCCTCGTCTTTTACGCCTCGATTATGCTGGCTCTTTACTACTTCGGCTCTCTCATACAGGCTTGGAAGCTGATTCCCGGTCTTCTGATCACGCTTTGGGGGCTGCTGCTCGTTCCGACGCTCCTCTTCGCCCGCGCGCAACGTCTTTCCCGACGAGAGGATCTGGGGTTCCGCCGGCCGCGGGTCGGGCACGTTCTCGCCGGATTGCTGCTCGCTTCGCCGTCGATGCTCGCGGCGCAGTTCCTCTTCCGGCTCCAGAGCCGCGTTCTCCCCGTTCCCGAGCAACTTCTGTCGGAGCTGCAGAAGGTGATGGAGGGATCCGAATTCAGCCTCGCCGTCATGCTCTTCGCCATAGCGGTCAGTCCGGGGATCTGCGAGGAGATTCTCTTCCGCGGGCTGCTGCTCGGCAGGTTCCGGCGGGCCATGAGCCCCGTCCGGGCGGTTCTCTTGAGCGGCTTTCTCTTCGGTCTGTTCCATCTGAGCATCTACCGGATTCTCCCCACCGCGCTTCTCGGCGTGGTGGCGGGAGCCCTGGCGGTGTGGACCGGATCGATCTTCCCCTCCATGGCCCTGCACTTCCTCTACAACGGCTTCGTGGTGCTGTCGAGCCGCTACCGTTTCCTCGAACGGATCGAGGGTTTTTCCACTACCTGGATCCTCGTTTCGATCGGTTGCGCTCTCCTCGCCGCCCTGCTTCTCCGGCGGGGAAAGCGCGGAAACGGCTGA
- a CDS encoding ATP-binding cassette domain-containing protein, whose translation MIAVDGLTKTYRDSKRGEVRAVDGVSFRCTEKEVFGILGPNGAGKTTTLRVLATIIRPDAGQALLNGWSVEREPEQVRASIGYLSGETGLYGRLSPREILRYFGRLNRFPADRLEERIESLVALFEMGEFADTRCEKLSTGMRQKVSIARAVVHDPPILIFDEPTAGLDILVADALLTYIEECRNQGKCVVFSTHVMSEAERLCDRIAVIHRGRILAVGSLEDLRRETGERFLEKIFLSLVRGERVS comes from the coding sequence ATGATCGCGGTGGACGGATTGACCAAGACCTACCGAGACTCCAAGAGGGGCGAGGTGCGGGCCGTGGACGGAGTCTCTTTCCGATGCACCGAGAAGGAGGTGTTCGGCATTCTCGGTCCGAACGGGGCCGGCAAGACGACGACGCTCCGCGTTCTCGCCACGATCATCCGGCCCGACGCCGGGCAGGCGTTGCTGAACGGCTGGTCGGTGGAACGGGAGCCGGAACAGGTTCGCGCGTCGATCGGATACCTCTCCGGCGAGACCGGGCTCTACGGGCGGCTCTCGCCCCGTGAGATCCTCCGTTATTTCGGCCGGCTGAACCGTTTCCCCGCGGACCGGTTGGAGGAGCGGATCGAGTCGTTGGTCGCGCTCTTCGAGATGGGCGAGTTCGCCGACACGCGTTGCGAGAAGCTCTCCACGGGCATGCGGCAGAAGGTTTCCATCGCGCGGGCGGTGGTGCACGATCCGCCGATCCTGATCTTCGACGAGCCGACGGCGGGGCTCGACATCCTCGTCGCCGATGCGCTCCTCACCTACATCGAGGAGTGCCGGAACCAGGGGAAGTGCGTGGTGTTCTCCACGCACGTGATGAGTGAGGCGGAGCGCCTCTGTGATCGAATCGCCGTCATCCACAGAGGCCGCATCCTCGCCGTCGGTTCGCTGGAGGATCTCCGGCGCGAGACGGGGGAGCGCTTCCTGGAGAAGATCTTCCTTTCCCTTGTGCGGGGGGAGCGGGTGTCTTGA
- a CDS encoding ABC transporter permease, whose translation MSLRGLSMTGTIFLSEIRSELRDRHVIVYSLIVPIFLYPALFWGLAQWMTYREGSLEKQISRVSWSEKDERALPLFFEAVHGDSHFTRLPAPSPEEALTEDELDAALRVEAGEGGSPEIHVVLDLSRDRSTVAWRRLSEIGTRIRLDLLRERLEPLGETLESVRVLDVREENIASPEEMGRFLLSMVLPMILIIMLSMGAMYPAIDVLVGEKERRTLETLLASGAPRISIVAGKFLTVLAASMSALVINLASMLATIAHQVHFFGEEGGFSVGVPWNAIPTILAAGLLLGAFFSASMILVASFARTFKEGQGYLTPFYMLTILPAIAASIPGVELTTKTAWIPIANVALLLRGALVGKIPTLAAAVVFLSLALYLSVALFLARRVFAREELVIAGAGMRRSPWKGLFSRGGSSAWQS comes from the coding sequence TTGTCGCTTCGCGGCCTCTCCATGACCGGCACCATTTTTCTTTCGGAGATTCGTTCCGAACTCCGGGACCGCCATGTCATCGTTTATTCCTTAATCGTTCCGATTTTTCTCTACCCCGCCCTATTCTGGGGGCTCGCCCAGTGGATGACCTATCGGGAGGGGTCGCTGGAGAAGCAGATCTCCCGCGTTTCCTGGAGTGAGAAGGACGAGCGCGCCCTCCCCCTCTTTTTCGAAGCGGTCCACGGGGATAGTCATTTCACGCGGCTCCCGGCGCCGTCGCCGGAAGAAGCCTTGACGGAGGACGAGCTGGACGCGGCGCTCCGGGTCGAGGCGGGGGAGGGGGGCTCTCCGGAGATCCACGTCGTTCTCGATCTCTCGCGGGACCGGTCCACCGTCGCCTGGAGAAGGCTCTCGGAGATCGGTACGCGCATCCGACTGGACCTGCTCCGAGAGCGTCTCGAACCGCTCGGAGAGACCCTGGAATCGGTCCGCGTCCTGGACGTGCGGGAGGAGAACATCGCCTCGCCGGAGGAAATGGGACGCTTCCTGCTTTCCATGGTTCTTCCGATGATTCTCATCATCATGCTTTCCATGGGGGCGATGTATCCGGCCATCGACGTATTGGTGGGGGAGAAGGAACGGCGGACACTGGAGACCCTCCTCGCGAGCGGCGCGCCGAGGATCAGCATCGTGGCGGGCAAGTTCCTCACCGTGCTGGCGGCGTCGATGAGCGCCCTGGTGATCAACCTGGCGAGCATGCTCGCCACCATCGCCCACCAAGTTCATTTCTTCGGCGAGGAGGGTGGGTTCAGCGTCGGCGTCCCCTGGAACGCGATCCCGACCATTCTCGCGGCGGGGCTCCTTCTGGGCGCTTTCTTTTCCGCCTCCATGATCCTCGTCGCTTCCTTCGCCCGCACGTTCAAGGAGGGGCAGGGCTATCTGACCCCCTTCTATATGCTCACGATTCTTCCGGCGATCGCGGCGTCCATTCCCGGAGTGGAGCTGACCACGAAGACCGCGTGGATTCCGATCGCCAACGTGGCCCTTCTCCTCCGCGGCGCCCTGGTCGGGAAGATCCCGACCCTCGCCGCCGCCGTCGTCTTTCTTTCTCTCGCCCTCTATCTCTCGGTGGCGCTTTTCCTGGCCAGGCGCGTGTTCGCGAGGGAGGAGTTGGTCATCGCCGGCGCCGGCATGCGCCGCTCACCCTGGAAGGGGCTTTTCTCCCGCGGAGGTTCTTCGGCATGGCAGTCATGA
- a CDS encoding methylated-DNA--[protein]-cysteine S-methyltransferase, whose translation MMADRKPEELIDRYGEKFARFFLLLQNDPLDAEDSFRSLFLRLLDPRSGAFEEEKAYGAAVRLVRRTRSRRERAGYRPVEVEESAGEGGERTAAGRRAWRRLPLPERIAALIRLESGLSPEAVARVLGWEPERVSARIERGLLSFRAAAAGVGGKVTPTRIVPRGALLDLRLGPRNEARSAKTEEALHRSPPLARAQAELDEAIVLVGGLYRSALRAGDWKRMRRRLLRELPGDGAVLRWDRFPSPLGDLYVGAMEGAVVRIVFGDLSEEAWIRSVVPSLAAEAKRDPKALQPARGQLGEYFEGKRRAFTFSWRLIGVSGFQASVLDACARVPFGSVRSYKQIARDVGKSRGMRAVGRALARNPIPVVIPCHRIISHTGRVGGFSGGIFRKEKLLALEGMAGLFTGDAG comes from the coding sequence ATGATGGCAGACCGAAAACCCGAAGAGCTCATCGACCGCTATGGCGAGAAGTTCGCCCGTTTTTTTCTTCTCCTGCAGAATGATCCTTTAGACGCGGAGGATTCATTCCGGAGTCTTTTCCTCCGCCTTCTCGATCCCCGCAGCGGCGCTTTCGAAGAAGAGAAGGCCTACGGGGCGGCGGTCCGCCTCGTCCGGCGAACGCGCTCCCGGCGGGAACGGGCGGGCTACCGCCCGGTGGAAGTGGAGGAATCGGCGGGGGAGGGGGGGGAACGCACGGCGGCGGGGCGGCGCGCCTGGCGACGGCTCCCGCTTCCGGAACGGATCGCCGCGCTGATCCGTCTCGAGAGCGGGCTGAGCCCGGAGGCCGTCGCCCGCGTGCTCGGCTGGGAGCCGGAGCGGGTTTCCGCGCGGATCGAGCGGGGACTGCTCTCCTTCCGGGCCGCCGCGGCGGGAGTGGGGGGGAAGGTGACGCCGACGCGCATCGTTCCTCGGGGAGCGCTTCTCGATCTACGGCTCGGCCCGCGGAACGAAGCGCGGTCGGCGAAAACGGAAGAGGCGCTGCACCGCTCTCCTCCACTCGCCCGGGCGCAGGCGGAGCTGGACGAGGCGATCGTCCTCGTGGGCGGTCTCTATCGATCCGCCCTCCGGGCGGGGGATTGGAAGAGGATGCGCCGGCGGCTGCTTCGGGAACTGCCCGGGGACGGCGCGGTTCTTCGATGGGACCGCTTCCCCAGCCCCCTCGGCGACCTCTACGTCGGCGCGATGGAGGGGGCGGTGGTGCGGATCGTATTCGGCGACCTTTCCGAGGAGGCGTGGATCCGGAGCGTCGTGCCGTCGCTCGCCGCCGAAGCGAAGCGAGATCCCAAGGCCCTGCAGCCGGCGCGCGGGCAGCTCGGGGAGTACTTCGAAGGGAAGCGCAGAGCCTTCACCTTTTCGTGGCGTTTGATCGGCGTGAGCGGTTTCCAGGCCTCCGTGCTCGACGCCTGCGCCCGGGTCCCCTTCGGCTCGGTGCGCAGTTATAAACAGATCGCCCGGGACGTGGGGAAAAGCCGGGGGATGCGCGCGGTCGGTCGAGCGCTCGCCCGGAACCCGATCCCGGTGGTGATTCCCTGCCACAGGATCATCTCGCACACCGGCAGGGTCGGCGGTTTCTCCGGCGGGATTTTCCGCAAGGAGAAGCTCCTCGCTCTGGAGGGGATGGCGGGGCTTTTCACGGGCGACGCCGGCTGA